The following are from one region of the Deltaproteobacteria bacterium HGW-Deltaproteobacteria-6 genome:
- the thiE gene encoding thiamine phosphate synthase has translation MRGVYLVTDRGLCRNRPLQDIVLQAIQGGAAYVQLREKEMSTRDFVEEALAVKKLLAPRQVPLIINDRIDVALAVGAEGIHIGQEDMPYAMARRLLGEKAIIGLSVETWADVEAAESLAVAYIGVSPVFDTPTKTDTKEPWGLEGLKKIKSFSRHPLVAIGGINETNARDVVAAGADCLAVVSAICSASDPVAATINLKNRIDSALKERK, from the coding sequence GTGCGAGGTGTTTATCTGGTGACCGACCGCGGCCTGTGCCGCAACAGACCCCTGCAGGATATTGTCTTGCAGGCCATACAGGGCGGCGCAGCTTATGTTCAGCTGCGCGAAAAGGAAATGTCAACCCGCGATTTTGTCGAAGAAGCCCTCGCCGTAAAAAAATTGCTTGCCCCCCGTCAGGTGCCGCTGATCATCAACGACCGTATTGACGTGGCGCTGGCGGTAGGTGCGGAAGGCATTCATATCGGTCAGGAAGACATGCCCTATGCCATGGCGCGCCGGTTGCTGGGGGAAAAGGCGATCATCGGCTTGTCGGTGGAAACGTGGGCGGATGTTGAAGCCGCGGAATCGCTGGCCGTCGCTTATATCGGTGTAAGCCCCGTGTTTGACACGCCGACCAAAACGGATACGAAAGAGCCCTGGGGCCTGGAGGGGTTGAAGAAAATCAAGTCCTTCAGCCGTCATCCTCTGGTGGCTATCGGCGGCATTAATGAAACCAATGCCCGGGATGTTGTCGCGGCAGGCGCCGATTGCCTGGCTGTCGTGTCGGCCATCTGTTCGGCTTCTGATCCGGTTGCGGCAACGATCAATCTCAAAAACAGAATTGATTCTGCTTTAAAAGAGAGAAAATAG